The Deinococcus aquaticus genomic interval GACGCGGCGCTGGCGGCGGACGTGGCGGCCCTGCTGGAGGAACGCGACCCGCTGCCGCCGGGGTCCGGGGCGGACTTGACGGACCGCGTGGCGGCCCTGCGTGCGTGGCGTGGCGGTGGGCGCACGCCCGGCGACGTGACGGTGCTGGAGCGGGTCGAGCGGCTGTCCCGGCAGTGGCGCACCCTCCTGAAGGTCCGGCCGGACGACTCGGCCCCGGACGGGTTCGCGGTGGGCGCGTTGATCCTGCGGGCGTACCCGGAACGCGCCGCGCTCGCCCGCGAGGCCGTGGCCGGGCTGGGCCGGGGACGGTTCCTGCTGTCGGGCGGGCAGGGGGCGGCCCTGCCGGAAGGGGACGGTCTGGCGGGCGTGCGGGCGCTGGCGGTCGCGCACCTGGACGCCGCCCCCATGAGTGCCGCGCAGGCCGAGGGGCGGATCTTCCTGGCGGCCCCGCTGGACCCGGCCGCGCTGGACGCCGGGGCCGCGTGGGTGGACTCGGTGCGCTGGGACGCCCGCACCGGCACGCTGGTCGCGCAGCGCGAGCGGCGCTTCGGGGCGCTGGTCCTCGAATCTCGCCCCTTGCGGGACCTGCCGGCCCAGGCGCGGGTCGCGGCGCTGGCCGGAGCGGTCCGTGAGGAGGGCCTGCACCTGCTGACCTTCAGCGCCGAGGCGCAGGCACTGCGGGACCGCGCCGAGTCTGTCCGGGCGTGGCGGCCGGACGAGACCGACTGGCCGGACCTCAGTGACGCCGGCCTGCTGGACACGCTGGAGGACTGGCTGGGACCGCACCTGGGCGCGGCCCGCTCGCGGGAGGACCTGGGCCGCCTGAACCTGCTGCCGGCCATGCAGGCGCTGCTGCCGTGGCCCCTCCCGGCCCGGCTGGACGAACTGGCCCCCACGCACCTGACCGTCCCGACCGGCACGCGCGTGCGCCTGAGCTACCGGCCCGGCGAGGCGCCCATCCTGGCCGTGAAGTTGCAGGAACTGTTCGGGCTGGCCGACACGCCCAGCGTGAATGGAGGCCGCACGCCCGTGCTGCTGCACCTGCTGTCCCCGGCGGGGCGGCCCGTGCAGGTCACGCAGGACCTCCGCTCATTCTGGAACTCCTCTTACTTCGAGGTGCGTAAGGACCTGCGCGGCCGTTACCCCAAGCACCCCTGGCCCGACGATCCCTGGACGCACGCCCCCATGAAAGGCACCAAGAAACGGGGCGTGTAGGCCGTGCAGTCCCATCTGGACGCCCTGGCCGCCACGCTGTACGGCCCGGTCGGCTGGCCGCGCGCCCGCCAGATCGCCGGTCGCCTGGGTCCGTACCTGCCCGCCAGCGGCCCTGCGCAAGGGCGCACGCTGCTGGACCTGGGGGCCGGGACCGGGCACACCGGGGCACTCCTAGCCCGGCGCGGCTGGACCGTCACCCTGGCGGACGTGCCGCCGCATCCCGGTGCGTTCGGTCAGCGCCTGATCGCGCACCCGTGCGCCCGCACGCTGGCGCGGCGCGGCGGCCTGACCCGCGTGCTGTGCCGGGGGTCCCTGCCGTTCCCCGACGGTCAGTTTGGCGTGACGTTGCTGGCGTTCGTGCTGCACCACTGCCCGGACCCGCTGGCTGTACTGCGCGAGGCGGCGCGCGTGTCGGGCCGCGTGGTCGTCCTGGAAGACCTGGAGGATGGCGGGCGCAGGCCGGGCCGCGCCGGGCAGTGGCTGGACGCTCTGCTGAACCTGGAGGCCGGGCACCCGCACGCGCACCGCTCGCAGGCCGACTGGCACGCCCTGTTCCGCGCCGCCGGGTTGCAGGTGCACGCGCAGGAGCACTGGACGACCCGCCCCCTGGGCGTGCGCACCGGGCACACACTGTTCGATCTGCGCCCGGCAGGAGAGAGCCCGCCGGGAGAGGCGGGCCGGGGCTCATAAAGGTTGTTTACAGCAGGCGGGCGAGGGTGCCGCCCAGCAGCATCAGCAGGAGCAGGGCCAGGGTCACGCCGAGCAGTTGCTGGGGGGCGGGGCGGGCCGTTCCTTCCTGGCGGGGGCCAGCGCCGGGCGTCACGCGGCCCGTCCGGCGTGCGGGCCGGAGTGGTTGCCGGGCTGGCCCTGGGGTGGGTCGTGGGGGGCGGGGTGCAGGCTGCCCAGCGCGGCTTTCAGGTGGCGGTACACCTCGCGCTGCAGGTCGAGGTCCTCGGGCAGTTCGTAGCGCAGCTGGTCCATGGCCTGCATCAGGTGCGCGCCGCCGGGGGTGCGTTCATGGTCGGGGCGCGCCCAGTCCGGCAGTTCCGGGGTGTGGGTGGGTTGGCGTTTCGTGTCGTCCCAGTCGCCCCAGGTGCGGGGCAGGTCGTACAGGTAGCGGCCGATGCCGAAGTGCACGGCGCAGCGTTTCAGGGCGTCGCTGGCGGCGGCTTTCAGGGTGCTCAGGTCGCCGTCCGGGGCCTGTCCGATGTCCTCGCGGCTGACGCCCAGGACGGTCAGGCGGCCCTTGACGGTGGGGATGGGCGCGCCGGGCACGACTTCTACACTGAATGCCCAGTCGTCCGGGCAGATGGCGTCCAGGCGGTCCTGAACGGCGCGGGCGTCGATGTGGGCCAGGAGCAGTGCGCGGCTGCGATCCTTGCTGATGGCGACGGCTTTCCACGCCACCATGTGAGCGGGAAACGGGGACTGGAGTCGTTTCTGGACATCGCTCAGTTTCATAGATTTAGTCTATAACAGAATGCAATTACGGTCAAGACAGAATGACCGGCTGTCCGGCACCCAGTCCCGGTGACCGGAGCAGCCTGCCCACGACCTCCCGCGAACCGCGCCCTGCTTCCTTTTCACCGCCCACCGCTCCCCCTTCCATCGACAACCCCACACTCCTGGCCCGCCGCGCCCTCTACCATGCGTGGCATGAGTCGCGCGGCCACCGTCACCCGAACCACCAGCGAAACCGACATCACCGTCACGCTGGACCTGGACACCACCACCTACCAGCACCCGCAGACCGGGCACGGCTTTCTGGACCACATGCTCGACGCGCTGGCCCGCCACGCCCGCATCGGCCTGAGCGTCCGCGCGACCGGCGACCTGCACATCGAACCGCACCACCTGATTGAGGACACCGGCATCACCCTCGGGCAGGCGCTCTCGCAGGCGCTCGGCGACCGCAAGGGAATCGAACGCTACGGCAGCGCCTTCGTTCCCATGGACGAGACCCTGGCACACGTCGTGCTGGACCTGTCGGGCCGCGCGCACCTCGCCTTCGAACCCGAAACCCTGAACGTCTGGGGCGACGCGGGCGGCATGACCCACTACCACCTGCGCGAATTCCTGCGCGGACTGTGCAATCACGCCGGTATCACGATGCACGTGCGCCTGCTCGCGGGCCGCGAGGCTCACCACGTCATCGAGGCCATCGTGAAAGCCGTCGCCCGCGCCCTGCGCGACGCCGTGCAGGTCACCTCGCAGACCATGCCCAGTACCAAGGGCAGCCTGTGACTGCCCCCGCACCTGTCCCCGAGGACCGCCCGGAAGTTCTGCTGCTCGACTACGGCGCAGGCAACGTCCGCAGCGCCGCCAAGGCCCTGGAACGCGCCGGCATGACCGTGCGCGTCAGCAGCGACCCCGCCGACGTGCCCGGCGCGCGTGCCCTGGTCGTGCCCGGCCAGGGGCACTTCCGGCAGGTCATGGACGCCTTCGACAGCAGCGGCTTTCGCCAGCCGGTCCTGAACGCCGCCGCCAGCGGCACGCCCATCCTGGGCATCTGCGTGGGCATGCAGATGCTCCTGGAAGGCAGCGAGGAAGCGCCGGGCGTCCGGGGCCTGGGCCTGATTCCCGGCACCGTCCTGCGCTTCCCCAGTGACCCGCAGCGCAAGGTCCCGCAGATGGGCTGGAACAGCCTCGACAAGGTCGGGGACAGCCCCCTGCTGGCGGACCTCGCCTGCCCCGCCTACGCGTACTTCGTGCACTCGTACTACGTGCCCCTGACCGTCGAGGTCGACGCCGGGGCACTCACCGAGTACGGCGTGCCCTTCTGGGCCGCCCTGAGCCACGGCAACCTGCACGCCACGCAGTTCCACCCGGAGAAGAGCGGCGCGGTGGGACTGGCCATCCTCGAACGCTTCCGCCGCAACGTCCTGGAAGGTTGATGGTCAAAAGTTAATGGGGAAGACCGGGCGCCGTCCCGCCATCCGCAACGGGCAATAGACCGGCGGGGCACGCCTGAGCCACAATGAACGGCATGACGACCCAGACCCCCCGCCCGCCCGTGGACCTCGACTGGAACACGCTGGGATTCAGTTACATCCGCACTGACGAACGCTACCTCTCGCACTGGCGGGACGGCGCGTGGGACCAGGGCAGCCTGACCCTCGATAACGTCCTGCACATCAGTGAGGGCAGCACCGCCCTGCACTACGGCCAGCAGTGCTTCGAGGGCCTCAAGGCGTACCGCGCCGCCGACGGCAGCATCAACCTCTTCCGCCCGGACCAGAACGCCGCGCGCATGCAGGCCAGCTGCCGCCGCATCCTGATGCCCGAGGTCAGCACCGAGCAGTTCATCGACGCCTGCCGTCAGGTCGTGAAAGCCAACGAACACTGGATTCCCCCCTACGGCACCGGCGGCGCGCTGTACCTGCGTCCCTACGTGATCGGCGTGGGCGACAACATCGGCGTGCGCACCGCACCGGAATTCATCTTCGGGGTGTTCGCCATTCCTGTCGGCGCGTACTTCAAGGGCGGCCTGACCCCGCACAACTTCATCACGTCCGGCATGGACCGCGCCGCGCCGCACGGCACCGGCGCCGCCAAGGTCGGCGGGAACTACGCCGCCAGCCTCCTGCCCGGCGCGCAGGCCAAGGACCGCCACTTCGCGGACGCCATCTACCTCGACCCCGCCACGCACACCAAGATCGAGGAGGTCGGCGCCGCGAACTTCTTCGCCATCACCCGTGACGGCCAGACCTTCGTGACGCCGCAGTCGCCCAGCATCCTGCCCAGCATCACCAAGTACAGCCTCCTGCACCTAGCCGAACACCGCCTGGGCCTGAACGTCGTCGAGGGCGACGTGTTCATTGACCGCCTGGACGAGTACGCCGAGGCCGGCGCGTGCGGCACCGCCGCCGTCATCACGCCCATCGGCGGCATCCAGCACGAGGACACCTTCCACGTGTTCCACAGCGAAACCGAGGTCGGCCCCGTCACCCGCCGCCTGTACGACGAACTGGTCGGCATCCAGTACGGCGACCGTGAAGCGCCCGAAGGCTGGATCGTCAAGGTGTAACGGCAGGGGAGGCGGGGGGCGGGTTCGCAGTGCGCGGGCCGCCCCCCGCCTCATGCCGGCCGGGAGCGGTAGATGGGGGTGACGGTCACGGCTTGCAGGCCCAGATCTGTGTCCGCCTGTGTTTCTGCGGGCGTATCGCCCCAGGCCTGCATGATTAGTTGCTGCGCTCCGTGCAGGCGGGCGGCGTCGCAGGTGGCGCGGAGTAGCGCGTGCCGTAGCGCGGTGTGCCGCAAGTCAGGGTGGACGCCGGGACTACCGACCGTCAGGGTGTCGCCGTCCAGCCACGCGCGGCAGATGCCGACGCCCCGACCGGCCCCGTCCAGCGCGATGTGCCCCACGCGGTCGTCGGCTTCGTGGGCACCCGGAACGATGTCGGCGTCGCCGACCAGGGTGTGGCCCAGCCGGTCAGCGTACGTGCCCTGCGCGTCCTGCCGGACGGTCAGAGCGGACACGGCGGCCAGCGGCAGGACTCGCAGCCCCGCCGGGACTGACGTGCCCAGGGTGGGCAGAGGGCCGCGCCACTCCGTGTACTGCCCCGCGTGTTGCCAGCCCAGCGTCCGCAGGGTGTTGCCGGGCAGCAGGGTGTCGTCCGCGTAGGCACTCAGGAGCGTGCCGGTCGCCGAGGCGGCGCGCAGCAGGGCCGCCGCGACCTCTGCCTGCTGCGGGCCGGGCCGGGCGCCCCCCAGTACTTCCAGGTCCGCGCGGGGGGTGCGGCGCAGCACGATCACGCCTGCTCCATCGGCCGCCAGCCACGCGGCTGTGAGCTGGGGCAGCAGGGGGCGCAGATCGTCGGCGCCGCCCCCCAGCAGAGCGGCCAGCGCCGGGAGGGCCGCGTCGGGCGAGGTGGCGGGCAGGAGTGTCACAGGGGGCAGCATACGCGGCAGGTTCCGCCTCTCACGGCGAACATGCCGCCCCGGCACTCTCTGACCGTTTCTTCATGTTCGCCGTCTGGGCGGCGTGTGTGGCGTGGGGCGCGGCTACACTCGTGGGCATGAGTGAAGCGCTTCCGCTGGATCATGGTCACCTTCAGAAGCTCGTCACGGCGGATCTGGTGCGGCCCGATCATCTGCTGGGCGCGCATCCTGTCACGCAGGACGGCGTGGACGGCGTGCGCTTTGGCGTGTGGGCTCCGAACGCGCATCACGTGAGCGTGGTGGGCGACTTCAACGGCTTCAACGGCTTCGATAACCCCATGCAGCGCCTGGAGTTCGGGTTCTGGGGGGTGTTCGTGCCGTCGGCGCGCAACGGGCAGCGGTACAAGTTCCGCATTACCGGCCCGGACGGCCGCACCGAGGACAAGATGGACCCGTACGGGTCGTTCTTCGAGGTGCGCCCGGCGACGGGCAGCATCGTGTGGGAGCAGCCGTTCGACTGGACGGACGGCGCGTGGATGGAGGGGCGCAGCGCGGGACTGGATCAGGCGGTCAGCATGTACGAGGTGCACCTGCCGTCCTGGGCGCGGCGCGAGGACGGCTGGTTCCTGAATTACCGCGAGGTCGCGCACCGGCTGGGCGAGTACGTGACGTTCATGGGGTACACGCACGTGGAGTTGCTGGGCGTCATGGAGCACCCGTTCGACGGGTCGTGGGGGTATCAGGTGACCGGGTACTACGCGCCCACGAGCCGCATGGGGAACCCGGAGGATTTCAAGTACCTCGTGAATCACCTGCACTCGCTGGGCATTGGCGTGATCCTGGACTGGGTGCCGGGGCACTTCCCGACGGACCCGGCGGGCCTGGGCCGCTTCGACGGCACGGCGCTGTTCGAGTACGCCGACCCGCGCAAGGGATACCACTACGACTGGAACACGTACATCTTCGATTACGGCCGTAATGAGGTCGTGATGTTCCTGATCGGGTCGGCCCTCAAGTGGTTGCAGGACTTCCACGTGGACGGCCTGCGCGTGGACGCCGTGGCGAGCATGCTGTACCTGGATTTCTCGCGGACCGAGTGGATTCCGAACGTGCACGGCGGCCGCGAGAACCTGGAGGCCATCGCGTTCCTGCGGCGCCTGAACGAGGTCGTGCATCACATGGCGCCGGGCTGCATGATCGTGGCCGAGGAGAGCACGTCGTTCCCCGGCGTGACCACGCCCAGTCCGCACGGTCTGGGATTCGATTACAAGTGGGCGATGGGCTGGATGAACGACAACCTCCGGTACTTCGAGGAGGACCCGCTGTGGCGCCGGTACCATCACCACGCGCTGACGTTCTTCAACGCGTACCGCACCAGCGAGAACTACGTTTTGGCGATCAGTCACGACGAGGTCGTGCACCTGAAGAAGAGCATGGTCATGAAGATGCCCGGCGACTGGTACGCGCAGCGCGCCGGGTACCGGGCGTTCCTGGCGCTGATGTGGGCCACGCCGGGCAAGAAGCTGCTGTTCATGGGTCAGGAGTTCGCGCAGCCGACCGAATGGAACCACGACGTGAGCCTGCCCTGGCACCTCGCAGATCACCCCGACCACCGGGGCGTGATGCACCTGGTGCGGGACCTGAACGGCCTGTACAGGGGCCGCCCGGACTGGCACGTGGCCGACACCCGCGACGAGGGCCTGCAGTGGATCAGCGCGGACGACGTGGAGAACAGCGTGTACGCCTTCCTGCGCCGCGACCCGGTGGGCGGCGCGTGGAGTCTGATCGTGGCGAACCTGACGCCCGTGTACCGTGACCTGTACCCGGTGGGCGTGCCGGTGGGCGGCGAGTACCGCGTGCTGCTGTCCACCGACGACGGCGGGTACGGCGGCTTCGGCACGCAGCAACCCGACCTGACCGCCCACGCTGAAGGCTGGAACGGGCAGCCGCATCACCTGCGGCTGAACCTGCCGCCGAACAGCGTGCTGGTGCTGTCCTCCGCGACCGCCGACGACGCGGCGCAGGCACAGGCGTCACAGGTACACGCGGCGCAGGCAGATGCAGTGTCGGCAGAAGCGGTGCAGGTCCAGGGCACCGGGAAGGTAGTCAGTCAGGATGCTGGCGCGACTGATCCGGGCCGCGCCGACTGAACAGTTGAGCCCTGCCCCCTGAGCGCAGGCCGTCCCGGAGAGAACGGATTCCGGGGCGGCCTGCGCTGGGCAGGGTGGGTCTGCTTTAATGCGGCGGTGACGGATTCTCCTTCCCCTTCTTCCGGTTCCGGTCGTCCGGGGCCGCAGCGGCCCGCGCCGGACGCTCTGACGGCCGCGAGTTTCCTGCTGCTGGCGGTCCTGGCGGGGCTGCTGCTGTGGCCGCTGATCAGCGGCGGCCCGGCCCCCAGTCCTTACCTGATCGGGGGGCTGCTGGTGGTGCGCCTGGGCATTCAGTTTCTGCGGTCCCGGCGGGACGAGCGGTTGCGGCGGCCCGCCAGCTGGGCGCTGGACATCCTGCTGATTGCGCTGATCTTCTATTCGGCCAGCACGCAGCCGCCCGCGTGATGTGGGGCCGGGTGCGCCGCCGGTGGCGGGCGGTGGTGGCGCTGGCCGTTCTGGGGGCCGGGGTGGTCTGGTCTGCGCTGGTGTGGGTGGGCCGTGCTGGGGGGGGCCGCCGGGGGGGTTCTCATTTTTTAACCCGGTTCAAAACAATCTCGGTCAGAATACCGCTCGTGATTCCGGCCGCCCTGCTGAACGTCCTGCGCCCCCCGCAGCGCCTTCACAGCACCTACGAACGCCTGCTGGGCACCGAAGTGGAACTTCAGATCGTGGCCGGCACCGCCGCTCAGGCGCAGGAAGCCGAACAGGCCGCCCTGACCGAAATCGAACGCCTGACCCTGATCCTCAACCGGTTCGACCCGGACAGCGAACTGTCGCGCTGGCAGGCCACGCCCACCCCTCACACCCCCCTGAGCCTGGACCTGCTGAACGTCCTGCGTCTCACCGACCACTGGAACACGCAGAGTGGCGGCGCGCTGCACCCCGGCGCGGACGCCTTCGGGGCCCTCTGGAAGCACGCGACCTTCAGCGGGTACCCCCCGACCCCCTCCACCCTGGCGCGGCAGGTCAGCGCCCTGCGCGCCGAACCCTGGATCCTGCACCCCAACGGCAGCGGCACCCTGCTGGCCCGCTACCCCATCGGCCTGAACGCCCTGGCCAAGGGGTACATCGTGGACTGCGCCGCCACCGTCGCCTCGCGCTGCGTGGGGGTCCGCAGCGTCCTCGTGAACGCCGGGGGCGATCTGCGCGTGATCGGGGGCCGCGGCGTGAACGTGGCGGTCGCCAATCCCTTCACCGCCCGTGACGACGCGCCCCCCCTGACGCATGTGCGCCTGCGGGGTGGCGCGCTCGCCACCAGCGGCTCCTCCCACCGGGGGTACCGGGTGGGCGACGAATGGTACTCGCACGTGATCGATCCGCGCAGCGGGTACCCGGTCCGGGACGTGCCGGGCGTGACGGTCCTCGCGCCGGAATGCGTGACCGCCGACGCCCTGGCCACCATCCTGAGCGTGCTGCCGCCGCAGGCAGGACTGGCCCTGACCGCCTCCATGCCGGGCTGCGAGGCCCTGATCATCACTGCCACCGGCGAGCAGCACGCCACGGCCGGATGGAAGGCAGCCGGACGCCGGCGCCTCCTGTCCCGCTGAGCGGCGCACGGCCAGGGCGTTAACGGATTCTTAGCAGAGGTGCGTCATGCTGCGCTGGCAAGGAGATCCACCATGACTGACACGCACCGCACCGACACCAACGTCGCCGTAACCACCGGCAGCCGCCGCAGCTTCCTGGGCACGCTGGCCGCCGCCACCGCCGCCCTGACCCTCTCCCGCATCGCCCCTGCCCAGGCTGCCGCCGCCAGCACCGCCAAGAAATGGGTGAGCGGCATGGCCCTGGACATCAACTTCACGGTCGCCACCAAGGCCACCGGGCGCGTCAAACGCCCCTACGTGGCCGTCTGGATCGAGGACGAAGCCGGGAACAC includes:
- the hisB gene encoding imidazoleglycerol-phosphate dehydratase HisB, with protein sequence MSRAATVTRTTSETDITVTLDLDTTTYQHPQTGHGFLDHMLDALARHARIGLSVRATGDLHIEPHHLIEDTGITLGQALSQALGDRKGIERYGSAFVPMDETLAHVVLDLSGRAHLAFEPETLNVWGDAGGMTHYHLREFLRGLCNHAGITMHVRLLAGREAHHVIEAIVKAVARALRDAVQVTSQTMPSTKGSL
- a CDS encoding Rad52/Rad22 family DNA repair protein; translation: MKLSDVQKRLQSPFPAHMVAWKAVAISKDRSRALLLAHIDARAVQDRLDAICPDDWAFSVEVVPGAPIPTVKGRLTVLGVSREDIGQAPDGDLSTLKAAASDALKRCAVHFGIGRYLYDLPRTWGDWDDTKRQPTHTPELPDWARPDHERTPGGAHLMQAMDQLRYELPEDLDLQREVYRHLKAALGSLHPAPHDPPQGQPGNHSGPHAGRAA
- a CDS encoding FAD:protein FMN transferase translates to MIPAALLNVLRPPQRLHSTYERLLGTEVELQIVAGTAAQAQEAEQAALTEIERLTLILNRFDPDSELSRWQATPTPHTPLSLDLLNVLRLTDHWNTQSGGALHPGADAFGALWKHATFSGYPPTPSTLARQVSALRAEPWILHPNGSGTLLARYPIGLNALAKGYIVDCAATVASRCVGVRSVLVNAGGDLRVIGGRGVNVAVANPFTARDDAPPLTHVRLRGGALATSGSSHRGYRVGDEWYSHVIDPRSGYPVRDVPGVTVLAPECVTADALATILSVLPPQAGLALTASMPGCEALIITATGEQHATAGWKAAGRRRLLSR
- a CDS encoding branched-chain amino acid aminotransferase, giving the protein MTTQTPRPPVDLDWNTLGFSYIRTDERYLSHWRDGAWDQGSLTLDNVLHISEGSTALHYGQQCFEGLKAYRAADGSINLFRPDQNAARMQASCRRILMPEVSTEQFIDACRQVVKANEHWIPPYGTGGALYLRPYVIGVGDNIGVRTAPEFIFGVFAIPVGAYFKGGLTPHNFITSGMDRAAPHGTGAAKVGGNYAASLLPGAQAKDRHFADAIYLDPATHTKIEEVGAANFFAITRDGQTFVTPQSPSILPSITKYSLLHLAEHRLGLNVVEGDVFIDRLDEYAEAGACGTAAVITPIGGIQHEDTFHVFHSETEVGPVTRRLYDELVGIQYGDREAPEGWIVKV
- the hisH gene encoding imidazole glycerol phosphate synthase subunit HisH; amino-acid sequence: MTAPAPVPEDRPEVLLLDYGAGNVRSAAKALERAGMTVRVSSDPADVPGARALVVPGQGHFRQVMDAFDSSGFRQPVLNAAASGTPILGICVGMQMLLEGSEEAPGVRGLGLIPGTVLRFPSDPQRKVPQMGWNSLDKVGDSPLLADLACPAYAYFVHSYYVPLTVEVDAGALTEYGVPFWAALSHGNLHATQFHPEKSGAVGLAILERFRRNVLEG
- a CDS encoding class I SAM-dependent methyltransferase, translating into MQSHLDALAATLYGPVGWPRARQIAGRLGPYLPASGPAQGRTLLDLGAGTGHTGALLARRGWTVTLADVPPHPGAFGQRLIAHPCARTLARRGGLTRVLCRGSLPFPDGQFGVTLLAFVLHHCPDPLAVLREAARVSGRVVVLEDLEDGGRRPGRAGQWLDALLNLEAGHPHAHRSQADWHALFRAAGLQVHAQEHWTTRPLGVRTGHTLFDLRPAGESPPGEAGRGS
- a CDS encoding 1,4-alpha-glucan branching enzyme, which gives rise to MSEALPLDHGHLQKLVTADLVRPDHLLGAHPVTQDGVDGVRFGVWAPNAHHVSVVGDFNGFNGFDNPMQRLEFGFWGVFVPSARNGQRYKFRITGPDGRTEDKMDPYGSFFEVRPATGSIVWEQPFDWTDGAWMEGRSAGLDQAVSMYEVHLPSWARREDGWFLNYREVAHRLGEYVTFMGYTHVELLGVMEHPFDGSWGYQVTGYYAPTSRMGNPEDFKYLVNHLHSLGIGVILDWVPGHFPTDPAGLGRFDGTALFEYADPRKGYHYDWNTYIFDYGRNEVVMFLIGSALKWLQDFHVDGLRVDAVASMLYLDFSRTEWIPNVHGGRENLEAIAFLRRLNEVVHHMAPGCMIVAEESTSFPGVTTPSPHGLGFDYKWAMGWMNDNLRYFEEDPLWRRYHHHALTFFNAYRTSENYVLAISHDEVVHLKKSMVMKMPGDWYAQRAGYRAFLALMWATPGKKLLFMGQEFAQPTEWNHDVSLPWHLADHPDHRGVMHLVRDLNGLYRGRPDWHVADTRDEGLQWISADDVENSVYAFLRRDPVGGAWSLIVANLTPVYRDLYPVGVPVGGEYRVLLSTDDGGYGGFGTQQPDLTAHAEGWNGQPHHLRLNLPPNSVLVLSSATADDAAQAQASQVHAAQADAVSAEAVQVQGTGKVVSQDAGATDPGRAD